A single Cnuibacter physcomitrellae DNA region contains:
- a CDS encoding LLM class flavin-dependent oxidoreductase: protein MSALAGLGIAFNLGLADRSVAATAALYDDVIATIRYAESAGVDGVWIGQHHFDVTPGPIPSPLVLLAAAARETSRIALGTGIVTLPLEDPIRLAEDAGVLDVLSGGRVHLGVGTGGANLPGFAAFGLDSERRHALYDRRIARLDSALRGEPLADAGSPRIQPFVPGVTRRVWEGVTSEERARAAARRDHGIQLGAFFDPAGSGQHPKSAAYVDELRRAHPESEPRVAAFRFLYVGDSRDDVVARLHPTLAARVGTLGERAQLSGNPSLAGVTPREYLERVALFGSPDDVVEDARRDPVLRDHATHLVANSSYHETFDAAHARATIDALVTTIAPALGWSPATHALA from the coding sequence ATGTCCGCGCTGGCCGGTCTCGGGATCGCGTTCAACCTGGGTCTGGCCGACCGCAGCGTCGCGGCCACCGCCGCGCTCTACGACGACGTGATCGCCACGATCCGCTACGCCGAGAGCGCGGGCGTGGACGGCGTCTGGATCGGACAGCACCACTTCGACGTCACGCCCGGCCCGATCCCGTCGCCCCTCGTGCTGCTCGCCGCGGCGGCGCGGGAGACCAGCCGGATCGCGCTCGGGACGGGGATCGTCACGCTCCCCCTCGAGGACCCGATCCGTCTCGCCGAGGATGCGGGCGTCCTCGACGTCCTCTCGGGCGGCCGGGTGCACCTCGGCGTCGGCACCGGCGGCGCGAACCTCCCGGGGTTCGCAGCCTTCGGTCTCGACTCCGAGCGGAGGCACGCGCTGTACGACCGACGGATCGCGAGGCTCGACTCGGCCCTGCGCGGGGAGCCTCTCGCAGACGCCGGATCCCCGAGGATCCAGCCCTTCGTCCCCGGGGTCACGCGTCGCGTCTGGGAAGGGGTCACCAGCGAGGAGCGGGCTCGCGCCGCCGCGCGGAGGGACCACGGCATCCAGCTCGGGGCGTTCTTCGATCCCGCGGGCAGCGGTCAGCACCCGAAGTCGGCTGCCTACGTCGACGAGCTGCGTCGCGCCCACCCGGAGAGCGAACCCCGAGTCGCGGCGTTCCGATTCCTCTACGTGGGCGACAGCCGCGACGATGTCGTCGCCCGGCTGCATCCGACGCTCGCCGCGCGCGTGGGCACGCTCGGCGAGCGCGCTCAGCTGAGCGGCAACCCGAGCCTGGCCGGCGTGACACCGCGGGAGTACCTGGAGCGCGTGGCGCTCTTCGGCTCCCCCGACGACGTCGTCGAGGATGCCCGCCGCGACCCCGTGCTGCGCGACCACGCCACTCACCTGGTCGCCAACTCCTCGTATCACGAGACCTTCGACGCTGCCCACGCGCGCGCCACCATCGACGCCCTCGTCACCACGATCGCCCCCGCTCTCGGCTGGTCCCCCGCGACCCACGCCCTGGCCTGA
- a CDS encoding LLM class flavin-dependent oxidoreductase, whose protein sequence is MATGRDGHVILGINVLTLGYLPAAWQTDLLTPLSPLEPAYWRRIGELAERGTLDAIFLADGSQLGDPTYDGNAPRLDPTIAWSWVARSTRRVGLIATASTTFNDPYELAERLLSFDVVSGGRAAWNVVTSRDQGSANNFGLTDVLGREERYDRASEFVDLVIELWNSAASGRDVTHHGRFFDVEGRLTVPPSKQGRPVLFQAGGSPQGRALAGRVGEGVFAAELTLESALEHYREVKQNAIDFGRSPDDVKILPGLLLTLGSTEEEARRRSDELHDLGPASYSTQWLSQAIGFDVSTLPLDERFPDELLDGPLDTTTFRGSIGFRQSIFERIRQTRPTVREYLRETRYTGSGHGGFVGTPEQLVDRIEHWFRAGAIDGFNLQPDRLIDGLEVIADEVVPLLRRRGLFRHEYETETLRGHFAASSATPVLR, encoded by the coding sequence ATGGCAACCGGACGCGACGGACACGTCATCCTCGGGATCAACGTGCTGACGCTGGGGTATCTCCCGGCGGCATGGCAGACCGATCTCCTGACGCCGCTCTCTCCCCTCGAGCCCGCCTACTGGCGTCGCATCGGGGAGCTGGCCGAGCGCGGCACGCTCGACGCGATCTTCCTCGCCGACGGGTCGCAGCTCGGCGATCCGACCTACGACGGCAACGCGCCGCGCCTCGATCCGACGATCGCGTGGTCCTGGGTGGCGCGATCCACCCGCCGCGTGGGCCTCATCGCCACCGCCTCGACGACGTTCAACGATCCGTACGAGCTGGCCGAGCGTCTCCTGAGCTTCGACGTCGTCTCCGGCGGCCGGGCTGCCTGGAACGTCGTCACGTCGCGCGATCAGGGCTCGGCGAACAACTTCGGGTTGACGGACGTGCTGGGACGGGAGGAGCGCTACGACCGCGCCTCGGAGTTCGTCGACCTCGTGATCGAGCTGTGGAACTCGGCCGCCTCGGGTCGCGACGTCACGCATCACGGTCGCTTCTTCGACGTCGAGGGCCGTCTCACCGTCCCACCCTCGAAGCAGGGCCGTCCGGTGCTGTTCCAGGCCGGCGGATCGCCGCAAGGGCGCGCGCTCGCCGGGCGCGTCGGCGAGGGGGTGTTCGCGGCCGAGTTGACGCTCGAGAGCGCCCTCGAGCACTACCGGGAGGTCAAGCAGAACGCGATCGACTTCGGGCGTTCGCCCGACGACGTGAAGATCCTCCCGGGGCTGCTGCTCACGCTCGGCAGCACCGAGGAGGAGGCCCGCCGGCGCAGCGACGAGCTGCACGACCTCGGTCCGGCGAGCTACTCCACGCAGTGGCTCTCGCAGGCGATCGGCTTCGACGTGTCCACGCTGCCACTCGACGAGCGGTTCCCGGACGAGCTCCTCGACGGACCCCTCGACACGACCACGTTCCGGGGCAGCATCGGCTTCCGGCAGTCGATCTTCGAGCGGATCCGCCAGACGCGGCCGACGGTCCGCGAGTACCTCCGCGAGACCCGGTACACCGGGTCGGGCCATGGCGGCTTCGTCGGGACTCCCGAGCAGCTCGTCGACCGCATCGAGCACTGGTTCCGCGCCGGCGCGATCGACGGCTTCAACCTGCAGCCCGACCGGCTGATCGACGGCCTCGAGGTCATCGCCGACGAGGTCGTGCCGCTCCTGCGCCGCCGCGGGCTGTTCCGCCACGAGTACGAGACGGAGACGCTGCGCGGTCACTTCGCCGCCTCCTCCGCCACCCCGGTCCTGCGCTGA
- a CDS encoding LLM class flavin-dependent oxidoreductase: protein MGTQRRPRFAVGLTGTHLVQLVADSGSPALEGLDGLGAAFLALGTDRATGEPGRTTLDPSVSAAALAAATATPLLVVGAPQRDHPYNLARRIASLDHLSGGRVGVLLAERDASAPLDAPGREAWGGARLSGGAPLGPETTRDTALVLRALWQSFPIDAIVADRETRVYADADRIVHIDHHGVFDVAGPLTVPTTPQGTPVLGWSVGTAAEAAAAVRLAELVVGTAELVPVEAAPVVYRPVRLEDAAGPDGGGLDGADLLLLPDPGTPLDAVIGIARDLLDRGVVEPSTGSTLRERIGLGPALAVLEGARPAFARAPERRAS from the coding sequence ATGGGCACGCAGCGACGGCCGCGGTTCGCGGTGGGACTGACCGGGACGCACCTCGTGCAGCTGGTCGCGGACTCGGGCTCGCCCGCCCTCGAGGGGCTCGACGGGCTCGGTGCCGCCTTCCTGGCCCTCGGCACCGACCGGGCCACGGGAGAGCCGGGTCGCACGACCCTCGACCCGAGCGTCTCCGCCGCAGCGCTCGCGGCGGCGACGGCGACTCCGCTCCTCGTCGTCGGGGCGCCTCAGCGCGACCACCCCTACAACCTCGCTCGTCGGATCGCGTCGCTCGACCACCTGTCCGGTGGGCGCGTGGGAGTGCTCCTCGCCGAGCGCGACGCGTCCGCGCCGCTCGACGCACCCGGCCGCGAGGCGTGGGGCGGAGCGCGCCTGTCCGGCGGAGCACCGCTCGGGCCGGAGACCACACGGGACACCGCCCTCGTCCTCCGTGCGCTCTGGCAGAGCTTCCCGATCGACGCCATCGTCGCGGACCGGGAGACCAGGGTGTACGCCGACGCCGATCGGATCGTGCACATCGACCATCACGGGGTCTTCGACGTCGCCGGTCCGCTCACCGTCCCGACGACGCCGCAGGGGACGCCCGTGCTCGGCTGGTCCGTCGGTACCGCCGCCGAGGCGGCCGCGGCCGTGAGACTGGCCGAGCTGGTGGTGGGCACGGCGGAGCTCGTCCCGGTGGAGGCGGCTCCCGTGGTCTACCGCCCCGTCCGCCTCGAGGACGCAGCGGGACCCGACGGTGGGGGCCTCGACGGTGCGGACCTCCTGCTCCTGCCCGATCCCGGCACACCGCTCGACGCCGTGATCGGGATCGCCCGGGACCTCCTGGACCGGGGCGTGGTCGAACCCTCGACGGGCAGCACCCTGCGCGAGCGGATCGGCCTCGGCCCGGCGCTCGCGGTGCTCGAGGGTGCTCGGCCGGCCTTCGCCCGCGCCCCCGAGAGGCGAGCCTCGTGA
- a CDS encoding O-acetylhomoserine aminocarboxypropyltransferase/cysteine synthase family protein — translation MSGVWPPHYDWEGFGFDTRQVHAGEQPEPGHGSRVTPIHLANAFRFESFDQTHGRFAGTDEGQLYSRHLNPTNAVAEGRIASLEAGAGAVVVGSGTAAISTTLIALLEAGDRFVSTASIYSGTQILFDRALKRLGIGVDYVHDWHDPAEWAAAIGPSTKAVFTETIPNPKNDIVDVELVARIAADAGIPLVVDNTVATPYLVRPLELGASIVVHSSTKFLAGHGAGISGAVVDGGTFDWRGSPRAYPLLTDPQSPGAPSFLDRLGPRHAFAGYLRLTAVNDLGPALSPFTGFLLQQGIETLSLRMERHLENAVAVARWLADQPEVESVDYAGLPGHPDHALAERLYGGRTGSVFAFTVAGGLDGARILIDRLQVFSRMTNIGDTRSMAIHPGTTTHLSFDDERRARLGIPPGLIRLSIGIETLDDLIADLRHGLDAVAAAGLAATEDHVLVGGHR, via the coding sequence GTGAGCGGGGTGTGGCCCCCGCACTACGACTGGGAGGGGTTCGGGTTCGACACCCGCCAGGTGCACGCCGGCGAGCAGCCCGAGCCCGGGCACGGGTCGCGCGTGACCCCCATCCACCTCGCCAACGCCTTCCGCTTCGAGTCGTTCGATCAGACCCACGGACGCTTCGCCGGCACGGACGAGGGGCAGCTCTACTCGCGGCATCTGAACCCCACGAACGCGGTCGCCGAGGGCCGCATCGCCTCGCTCGAGGCCGGCGCCGGCGCGGTCGTGGTGGGATCGGGCACGGCCGCGATCTCGACCACGCTCATCGCCCTGCTCGAGGCGGGCGACCGCTTCGTGTCGACGGCCAGCATCTACAGCGGGACCCAGATCCTGTTCGATCGCGCCCTCAAGCGCCTGGGCATCGGCGTCGACTACGTGCACGACTGGCACGATCCGGCCGAATGGGCGGCCGCGATCGGGCCGTCGACGAAGGCGGTGTTCACGGAGACGATCCCGAACCCCAAGAACGACATCGTCGACGTCGAGCTCGTCGCCCGGATCGCGGCGGACGCCGGCATCCCGCTGGTGGTCGACAACACCGTGGCGACGCCGTACCTCGTCCGCCCCCTCGAGCTCGGAGCGAGCATCGTCGTCCACTCCTCGACGAAGTTCCTCGCCGGGCACGGCGCCGGCATCTCGGGTGCGGTGGTCGACGGCGGGACGTTCGACTGGCGGGGCAGCCCTCGCGCGTATCCGCTGCTCACCGATCCGCAGTCACCGGGCGCACCGTCGTTCCTCGATCGGCTCGGCCCCCGCCATGCGTTCGCAGGCTACCTGCGGCTCACCGCGGTGAACGACCTCGGCCCGGCCCTGTCGCCGTTCACCGGCTTCCTCCTGCAGCAGGGCATCGAGACCCTCTCCCTGCGGATGGAGCGTCACCTGGAGAACGCGGTCGCCGTCGCGCGCTGGCTCGCGGACCAGCCCGAGGTCGAGAGCGTCGACTACGCGGGTCTGCCCGGCCATCCCGATCACGCCCTCGCCGAGCGCCTCTACGGAGGGCGCACCGGATCCGTCTTCGCGTTCACCGTCGCCGGGGGCCTCGACGGCGCCCGCATCCTCATCGACCGGCTGCAGGTGTTCTCCCGCATGACCAACATCGGCGACACCCGGTCGATGGCCATCCACCCCGGGACCACCACCCACCTCTCGTTCGACGACGAGCGTCGTGCCCGGCTCGGGATCCCCCCGGGCCTCATCAGGCTCTCGATCGGGATCGAGACCCTCGACGACCTGATCGCGGATCTCCGCCACGGCCTTGACGCTGTGGCGGCCGCCGGGCTCGCCGCAACCGAGGACCACGTACTCGTAGGAGGACACCGATGA
- a CDS encoding acyl-CoA dehydrogenase family protein: MTTTISQDLLAPPTADDAELAARFAPLFEEIAAGNLEREKGRVFGYDDVRRLVAAGLGRLRIPEALGGGGASLRQTFQLLTDLGAADPNIAHVFRNHLAFVEDRLNAPPSPANDLWLERILGGQFVGGGWTEANNGSFSDLKTVLTPDGDGWRLTGAKFYATGSLYADWLDVLGRTEDGRLITALVRRDQPGVELVDDWRGFGQQTTASGSANYRGARVEDIDVFEAGDRFSYQNLFYQTSLLAILAGITKAAQRDGIAALKARARTYSHGLAGTAADDPQLLQVIGRISALAFSAEAAVQRSSATLDPIAAAHARGDAEAEQRALVLATVETTQAQVAIIEAALTATTIVFDALGSSGVSKDLALDRHWRNARTLASHNPRVYKERILGDWFVRGTDPTDVYGELRASAGGQGA; this comes from the coding sequence ATGACCACGACCATCAGCCAGGATCTTCTGGCCCCGCCCACCGCGGACGACGCGGAGCTCGCCGCCCGCTTCGCGCCGCTGTTCGAGGAGATCGCCGCCGGCAACCTCGAGCGCGAGAAGGGACGTGTGTTCGGCTACGACGACGTGCGACGCCTGGTCGCCGCGGGTCTCGGACGTCTGCGCATCCCGGAGGCGCTCGGCGGCGGGGGCGCCTCGCTGCGGCAGACCTTCCAGCTCCTCACCGACCTCGGGGCGGCCGATCCGAACATCGCGCACGTGTTCCGCAACCACCTCGCCTTCGTCGAGGACCGTTTGAACGCGCCGCCCTCGCCCGCCAACGACCTGTGGCTGGAGCGCATCCTCGGCGGCCAGTTCGTGGGCGGCGGCTGGACGGAGGCGAACAACGGCTCGTTCAGCGACCTCAAGACCGTGCTGACGCCAGACGGCGACGGGTGGCGGCTCACCGGTGCGAAGTTCTACGCCACGGGGAGCCTCTACGCCGACTGGCTCGACGTGCTCGGACGCACGGAGGACGGGCGTCTCATCACCGCGCTGGTCCGGCGGGATCAGCCGGGTGTCGAGCTCGTCGACGACTGGCGGGGGTTCGGTCAGCAGACGACGGCCAGCGGCAGCGCGAACTACCGGGGTGCCAGGGTCGAGGACATCGACGTGTTCGAGGCCGGAGACCGCTTCAGCTATCAGAACCTCTTCTACCAGACCTCGCTCCTCGCCATCCTCGCCGGGATCACCAAGGCCGCGCAGCGCGACGGGATCGCGGCGTTGAAGGCCAGGGCCCGCACCTACTCGCACGGCCTCGCCGGCACCGCCGCCGACGATCCGCAGCTGCTGCAGGTCATCGGACGGATCTCCGCCCTGGCGTTCTCCGCCGAGGCGGCGGTGCAGCGATCGAGTGCGACGCTCGACCCCATCGCCGCCGCTCACGCCCGCGGCGATGCAGAGGCGGAGCAGCGGGCGCTGGTCCTCGCCACCGTGGAGACGACCCAGGCGCAGGTGGCGATCATCGAGGCCGCGCTCACCGCGACGACCATCGTGTTCGACGCGCTGGGCTCGTCCGGGGTGTCGAAGGACCTCGCCCTCGATCGCCACTGGCGGAACGCGCGGACCCTGGCCTCCCACAATCCCCGGGTCTACAAGGAGCGGATCCTCGGAGACTGGTTCGTGCGGGGGACCGATCCCACCGACGTCTACGGCGAGCTGCGCGCGAGCGCGGGGGGCCAGGGCGCATGA
- a CDS encoding ATP-grasp domain-containing protein, which translates to MTAPRIHILHENDDWLPPLRAALEAAGVPFEEWRLDGGSIDLASTPPEGVFWSRLSASSHTRDHEHAKEYARAVYRWLEAHGRRVVNGSRVVELEVSKVAQYAALAAAGFDVPRTIAVFGTADLGARARELPLPFITKHNQGGKGLGVRRFDSYEEFDAYIAGGEFEQPVDGITLLQEYVQTAEPFVTRAEFVGGDLVYAVRVDTSAGSFELCPAEACAVPAADVPGGPATVAGLLGNPVAPVLVQGFAAAACDVPGASLFSVRDDVDAAHPFIERLGAFLAAQGVEVAGVEYFETADGRLVPYDINTNTNYSPDVESATGAAGAAAVAAYLGRALAADYAAVSA; encoded by the coding sequence GTGACAGCACCCCGCATCCACATCCTGCACGAGAACGACGACTGGCTGCCGCCCCTGCGTGCGGCGCTCGAGGCCGCCGGCGTCCCGTTCGAGGAGTGGCGACTCGACGGCGGGTCGATCGACCTCGCCTCGACCCCGCCCGAGGGCGTGTTCTGGTCGAGGCTCAGCGCGTCGTCGCACACCCGCGACCACGAGCACGCGAAGGAGTACGCCCGCGCCGTCTACCGCTGGCTCGAGGCCCACGGCCGGCGCGTGGTGAACGGCAGCCGGGTCGTGGAGCTCGAGGTGAGCAAGGTGGCGCAGTACGCCGCGCTCGCCGCCGCGGGGTTCGACGTGCCGCGCACGATCGCGGTGTTCGGCACCGCCGACCTCGGCGCGCGTGCCCGCGAGCTGCCCCTGCCCTTCATCACCAAGCACAACCAGGGCGGGAAGGGGCTGGGGGTGCGCCGCTTCGACTCCTACGAGGAGTTCGATGCCTACATCGCGGGTGGTGAGTTCGAGCAGCCCGTCGACGGGATCACCCTGCTCCAGGAGTACGTGCAGACCGCGGAGCCCTTCGTGACGCGCGCCGAGTTCGTCGGCGGCGATCTCGTGTACGCCGTGCGCGTCGACACGTCGGCGGGGTCGTTCGAGCTCTGCCCGGCCGAGGCCTGCGCCGTCCCGGCTGCGGACGTCCCGGGAGGCCCCGCCACCGTGGCCGGACTCCTCGGGAACCCGGTCGCCCCGGTCCTCGTGCAGGGGTTCGCCGCAGCGGCCTGCGATGTGCCCGGCGCGTCGCTGTTCTCCGTGCGCGACGACGTCGACGCCGCGCATCCGTTCATCGAGCGGCTCGGCGCGTTCCTCGCCGCTCAGGGCGTCGAGGTCGCGGGCGTGGAGTACTTCGAGACCGCCGACGGGCGGCTCGTGCCCTACGACATCAACACGAACACGAACTACAGCCCGGACGTCGAGTCAGCGACCGGCGCCGCCGGTGCCGCGGCCGTGGCCGCCTACCTCGGCCGTGCCCTCGCCGCCGACTACGCGGCGGTGAGCGCATGA
- a CDS encoding LLM class flavin-dependent oxidoreductase codes for MRFGYWTPVFGGWLRNVDDEETPLTFEHIAEISRTADEVGFDVTLIPELNLNDIKGLDGPTFDAWATTAAVAAVTSRIEIMTALRPSFHPPALTAKQAATIQAIANGRFTLNVVSAWWEEEARQYGVTFQEHDDRYAVSTEYVEVLRGLWSETPYSHAGSSFQLSETYLEPKPSVLPLIYAGGESEAGRTAISSFADAYLTHGGTVEELRVKIDDMRRRREEAGREPFQHFGMAAYAIVRDTEEEAQAELDRITDVREGAAYESYQQFVSRSHLDTAVSLRDYSVSNRGLRPELIGTPDQVAARIREFEAVGVDTLLLQFSPALSELERFARDVIPRLR; via the coding sequence ATGAGGTTCGGCTACTGGACCCCGGTCTTCGGCGGCTGGCTGCGGAACGTCGACGACGAGGAGACCCCGCTCACCTTCGAGCACATCGCCGAGATCTCACGGACGGCGGATGAGGTCGGCTTCGACGTCACGCTGATCCCCGAGCTCAACCTCAACGACATCAAGGGACTCGACGGGCCGACCTTCGACGCGTGGGCCACGACGGCCGCCGTCGCCGCAGTGACGAGCCGCATCGAGATCATGACGGCGCTGCGGCCGAGCTTCCACCCGCCGGCGCTCACCGCCAAGCAGGCCGCGACCATCCAGGCGATCGCGAACGGGCGGTTCACGCTCAACGTCGTCTCGGCGTGGTGGGAGGAGGAGGCCAGGCAGTACGGCGTGACCTTCCAGGAGCACGACGACCGCTATGCCGTGAGCACGGAGTACGTCGAGGTGCTGCGCGGACTGTGGTCCGAGACCCCGTACTCCCACGCGGGGTCGTCGTTCCAGCTGAGCGAGACCTACCTCGAACCGAAGCCCTCGGTGCTGCCGCTCATCTACGCCGGCGGCGAGAGCGAGGCCGGACGCACCGCGATCTCCTCCTTCGCGGACGCGTACCTCACCCACGGCGGCACGGTCGAGGAGCTGCGGGTGAAGATCGACGACATGCGCCGGCGCCGCGAGGAGGCGGGACGCGAGCCGTTCCAGCACTTCGGCATGGCGGCGTACGCGATCGTGCGCGACACCGAGGAGGAGGCCCAGGCGGAGCTGGACCGCATCACGGACGTGCGCGAGGGGGCGGCCTACGAGTCGTACCAGCAGTTCGTCAGCCGTTCGCACCTCGACACGGCGGTGAGCCTCCGCGACTACTCCGTCTCGAACCGCGGGCTCCGCCCCGAGCTCATCGGGACGCCCGACCAGGTCGCGGCGCGCATCCGCGAGTTCGAGGCCGTCGGCGTCGACACCCTCCTGCTCCAGTTCTCGCCCGCTCTCTCCGAGCTCGAGCGCTTCGCCCGCGACGTCATCCCGCGGCTGCGGTAG